The following proteins are co-located in the Fusobacteria bacterium ZRK30 genome:
- a CDS encoding LysM peptidoglycan-binding domain-containing protein: MKKLLILLAALSLVACSSNEPKEEKIETTPVVTEVVVEETPVVVEEEVVAEEAPVVVEETAIEEEVVVEDVPMVEEAPINYTVVEGDNLFRIGLKYNMSWEKLAEENNISNPDVIEAGQVLTIPIK, translated from the coding sequence ATGAAAAAATTATTAATATTATTAGCAGCTCTATCACTTGTAGCATGCAGCAGTAATGAACCAAAGGAAGAGAAAATAGAAACTACACCTGTAGTTACTGAGGTTGTTGTTGAGGAGACTCCGGTAGTTGTTGAAGAAGAGGTAGTAGCTGAAGAGGCGCCAGTAGTTGTTGAAGAGACTGCTATAGAAGAAGAAGTTGTCGTTGAAGATGTTCCAATGGTAGAAGAAGCACCTATAAACTATACTGTTGTAGAGGGAGATAACTTATTCAGAATAGGATTAAAATACAATATGTCTTGGGAAAAATTAGCTGAAGAAAACAATATCTCTAACCCGGATGTTATTGAAGCTGGTCAAGTATTAACAATCCCTATAAAATAA
- the coaBC gene encoding bifunctional phosphopantothenoylcysteine decarboxylase/phosphopantothenate--cysteine ligase CoaBC has product MNKNILLGITGGIAAYKSANICSLLKKNGYNVKVIMTKNATEIITPLTLETLSKNRVAIDMWAEKSNIDVEHINLADWADLVLIAPATYNIIGKVANGIADDMLSTVISASCAPTYFALAMNVNMYNNPILKDNIKKLEGYGYSFIDADSGQLACDWVAKGRLKKETDIVDIVNNYFESLERERFLEGKNILITAGPTEEAIDPIRYLSNRSTGKMGYALAAASAQLGANVTLVSGPTNLEVPNGVEFISVKSANDMYEAVFSKFENMDIAIGCAAVADYRIKEYSDSKIKKNDGDLVFELTRNPDILMEMGRRKKEQILIGFAAESDNLIENAMKKLEKKNLNLIVANSTNAFGNDSNEVFFIDKEKNILEIPQMKKDDLAFKILEILK; this is encoded by the coding sequence ATGAATAAAAATATATTATTAGGAATTACCGGAGGTATTGCAGCCTATAAGTCTGCTAATATCTGTTCTCTTTTAAAGAAAAACGGATACAATGTAAAGGTCATAATGACCAAAAATGCTACTGAAATAATAACCCCTCTTACTTTGGAAACCCTGTCTAAAAACAGAGTAGCCATTGATATGTGGGCAGAAAAATCAAACATAGATGTGGAACATATAAACTTGGCTGACTGGGCTGACCTGGTTTTAATAGCACCTGCTACCTATAATATCATTGGGAAGGTGGCAAATGGTATAGCTGACGATATGCTTTCTACTGTGATCTCTGCATCTTGTGCTCCTACTTATTTTGCTCTGGCTATGAACGTAAATATGTATAACAATCCCATCTTAAAAGATAATATCAAAAAATTAGAAGGATATGGATATAGTTTTATCGATGCAGATTCAGGTCAGCTTGCCTGTGACTGGGTAGCTAAGGGAAGACTAAAAAAAGAAACCGACATAGTTGATATTGTAAATAACTACTTTGAATCTTTAGAAAGGGAAAGATTTTTAGAGGGAAAAAATATATTGATTACAGCTGGTCCTACTGAGGAAGCCATCGATCCTATCAGGTATCTGAGCAACCGGTCTACAGGCAAGATGGGATATGCCCTGGCAGCTGCAAGTGCTCAATTAGGAGCCAATGTTACCTTAGTCAGCGGGCCGACTAATCTTGAAGTTCCAAATGGGGTAGAATTTATATCTGTGAAGAGTGCTAACGATATGTATGAGGCTGTCTTTAGTAAGTTTGAAAATATGGATATCGCCATCGGCTGTGCAGCTGTGGCAGATTATAGAATAAAAGAGTATTCAGACTCTAAAATCAAAAAAAATGATGGAGATCTGGTTTTTGAATTGACTAGAAATCCAGATATCCTAATGGAGATGGGTAGGAGAAAAAAAGAACAAATTCTTATTGGATTTGCTGCTGAATCTGATAACCTAATTGAAAATGCTATGAAAAAATTAGAGAAAAAAAACCTGAATCTCATAGTAGCCAATTCTACCAATGCTTTTGGAAATGACAGCAATGAAGTATTCTTTATCGATAAAGAAAAAAATATTTTAGAGATCCCACAAATGAAAAAAGATGATCTTGCATTTAAAATTCTAGAAATATTAAAATAA